A single Oryzias melastigma strain HK-1 linkage group LG24, ASM292280v2, whole genome shotgun sequence DNA region contains:
- the tbpl1 gene encoding TATA box-binding protein-like 1, whose protein sequence is MDSSNDEAVDIIITNVVATFRTRCHLNLRTIALEGTNVIYKPEVGKVLMKLRKPRITASIWSSGKIICTGATSEDEAKLGARRLARCLQKLGFKVNFSAFKVVNVLAVCSMPFSIHLIDFTKNNRPIASYEPELHPAATYRIKNLKATIQVFSTGSLTVTGPNVQNVATAVEQVYPLLFECRKPLCKQDKKM, encoded by the exons ATGGATTCCAGCAACGATGAGGCAGTCGACATCATCATCACTAATGTCGTTGCGACGTTTCGGACCAGATGCCACCTCAATCTGCGTACAATTGCTTTAGAGGGAACCAATGTCATCTATAAGCCTGAAGTAGGG AAAGTTTTGATGAAACTTCGGAAACCAAGGATAACAGCCTCCATCTGGTCATCAGGAAAAATCATCTGCACTGGAGCAACAAG TGAGGACGAGGCAAAGCTGGGCGCTCGCAGATTAGCTCGCTGTCTGCAGAAACTCGGCTTCAAG GTGAATTTTTCAGCTTTCAAGGTTGTGAACGTGCTCGCTGTTTGCTCCATGCCGTTTTCAATTCACCTGATAGACTTTACGAAGAACAATCGGCCCATAGCCAG TTATGAGCCGGAGCTCCACCCTGCCGCCACATACAGAATCAAAAATCTAAAGGCTACTATACAAGTGTTTTCCACTGGAAGCCTCACGGTTACAG GACCAAATGTGCAGAATGTTGCAACAGCTGTGGAGCAGGTCTACCCACTGCTGTTCGAGTGTCGGAAGCCCCTCTGCAAACAGGACAAGAAGATGTGA
- the slc2a12 gene encoding solute carrier family 2, facilitated glucose transporter member 12 has product MTMDPNSQSKMTSSYAPANLETQRLTPQKAPGCSWLVVLAAVSASLSGLMLGYEMGLTSGVLLQLRGILSLSCREQELLVSSHLLGALLVCLAGGPILDRYGRRCSLFVSAAMVVGGTLVLISVTSLIALTLGRVIVGMGTALSGTAACLYIAEISPRERRGLLVTLYELMLVVGVMLGFGCCYAFATVPHGWAYTFGLVIPPALLQIGALVFLPPSPRFLVAQGKVEHARAVLARMRNGHMEHVGTELRDIQAGLKEESEHSFWELFSDKANLRSRLLTGVALVFLQQATGQPNILSYASPLLRSVGFNSDAAATLASTGFGVVKVVGTIPAVLLVDRVGPKSFLCVGAVSMGLSLAALGTLTLQSRTHLTSLCKSQTVENSTEVLWSLNTTSEDFEDGGIFSTRLPNQWIAEEIQRTGTEGSEIRDSEGEKNQGVSSSLQWASLISLLVYVAAFSISLGPMVYVVLSEIFPMGVRGRAVSVVSAVNWATNLLISMTFLTITEKIGVPSVMFLYAGMSFVLLVFVILCVPETKGRTLEEISKELAKKKKFQLSLFRQAPPQESLIRSTSTQIPANP; this is encoded by the exons GCTGCAGCTGGCTGGTGGTGCTGGCAGCTGTCTCAGCTTCCCTGAGTGGCCTGATGTTGGGCTATGAGATGGGCCTGACCTCTGGGGTCCTGCTCCAGCTGCGGGGTATCCTCTCGCTGTCCTGCAGAGAGCAGGAACTGCTCGTAAGCTCCCACCTGCTCGGCGCTCTGCTCGTCTGTCTGGCTGGAGGCCCCATTCTGGACCGCTACGGCCGCCGTTGTTCGTTGTTCGTCAGCGCCGCCATGGTAGTTGGAGGAACCCTGGTGCTCATTTCCGTCACTTCGCTTATTGCGCTCACGCTGGGGCGTGTAATAGTTGGCATGGGGACGGCTCTGTCGGGGACAGCAGCTTGTCTTTACATTGCAGAGATTTCCCCGAGGGAGAGGAGGGGACTGCTGGTGACTCTGTACGAGCTCATGCTGGTTGTCGGCGTGATGCTGGGATTTGGCTGCTGCTACGCCTTTGCCACCGTGCCGCATGGCTGGGCCTACACATTTGGGCTTGTGATTCCTCCAGCACTGCTCCAGATTGGTGCACTGGTCTTCCTCCCGCCCAGCCCACGCTTCCTGGTTGCTCAGGGCAAGGTGGAGCATGCCCGGGCAGTGCTGGCCAGAATGAGAAACGGTCACATGGAGCACGTGGGAACCGAACTCAGGGACATCCAAGCTGGACTCAAGGAGGAATCCGAGCACAGTTTCTGGGAGCTGTTTAGTGACAAAGCTAACCTGCGCTCGCGTCTGCTCACCGGTGTGGCTTTAGTTTTCCTCCAGCAGGCTACTGGACAGCCAAACATCCTCTCCTATGCTTCCCCACTCCTCCGCAGTGTTGGGTTCAACAGCGACGCCGCAGCAACATTGGCCTCCACGGGGTTCGGAGTGGTCAAAGTGGTGGGCACCATTCCCGCAGTGTTGCTGGTGGACCGCGTGGGACCAAAGAGCTTCTTGTGCGTGGGAGCAGTCTCCATGGGGCTGTCTCTGGCCGCGCTCGGCACACTGACACTGCAAAGCCGCACTCACCTCACAAGCCTGTGCAAAAGTCAGACAGTGGAGAACAGTACTGAGGTGCTGTGGAGCTTGAACACAACCTCTGAGGACTTTGAGGATGGTGGCATCTTTTCCACGCGCCTTCCCAACCAGTGGATCGCTGAGGAAATACAGAGGACTGGCACTGAGGGGAGTGAGATAAGAGACTCTGAGGGAGAGAAAAACCAAGGGGTGTCTTCTTCACTCCAATGGGCTTCATTGATCAGCCTTTTAGTATATGTGGCAGCCTTCTCTATAAGCCTTGGGCCAA tGGTGTATGTGGTCCTCAGTGAGATCTTTCCCATGGGAGTCCGAGGCCGAGCTGTGTCCGTGGTGTCTGCCGTCAACTGGGCCACAAACCTGCTCATCTCCATGACTTTCCTCACCATCACAG aaaaaattGGCGTACCCAGTGTGATGTTCCTTTACGCCGGCATGAGCTTCGTTCTGCTGGTGTTTGTCATCCTCTGCGTGCCGGAGACGAAAGGTCGCACGCTGGAGGAGATTTCCAAAGAGCTCGCTAAAAA gaaaaaaTTTCAGCTGAGTCTTTTTCGACAAGCCCCGCCCCAAGAGAGTCTGATCAGGAGCACATCGACGCAGATTCCAGCCAACCCTTGA